TTCAAACCTGGCCCTAAGATCTGGATAGTGCTAGAGGCCATGGGGAGTTGTGGTTAAGAGCGGGGTCTCCATGCTCTGACACTCAGGGCCTGcatctcagctctgtcacttagtAAGCGCAGGACTCTGGCAGCCCATattctctctctgagcctcagcgtCTTCCTTCCTAAAGTGGGAACAATACTATCTGCCTTTAAGGGATATTTTAGGGGATTATGTAAGATGGCGTTGTGACATGCTTAACACCATATTTGATACCTGATACGTACTCCACACATCCATGTTCTTATTGGTTTTGTTCACCTTTCCCCTTTGCTGCAACCCGGTCACCAGATTTTCTCGGAGTCTGCCCTTGCGGCTGTCTGTCCGAGTGAACCCGCACCCGTCCTGAGAGAGGCCTTCTGCGCATGTGCACTCCAGTGGGCCTCCCTCCCGCCATTCACTAGCCGTCAACGTTCATCTCCTTCTTGACGTGCTTCACAGCCCCTGACGCGCCTGTTTATCTGCTCATATTGCCCTTCTGTCTCTTCTGATGGAGCCCGAGTTCTGGGGAGGCAGGACACTCGTCTGTGGTGGTCTCTGCCGGCACCCCGAGGCTCGGCGCCGGGTAGGACGAAATAAGCATTTTGTTCAGATGAATGCATCAAAATGGTACCGTGTTGGGCAAGACCCTGAGGGACCCATGGGGAAGGACATCCCGCAAGGCTGCGAAGGGCCAAAAGCAGGCTTGCAGCGTCATGTTCTCCTCTTTCTAAAAGGCACattctgctttctatttcattcctGAAAAGGAAGTCTAATTTGTCACTACATagccttttttcttcccctcttggTCCATGGAAATACTCGTTTAATGCATTCAACGATGCTGgggctgctttcctttctctggcCCCTCAAGAATGTGATTTGAATGGTTGGTAAAGAATTCCAGCTGGTGAAACTCTTGTTGCCGACCAAGAAAGCTAGTTTTCTGGCTGGGATGGGCATTGGGTGATGTACGGAAGTGctgaaccactatattgtacacctgaaactaatatgacattgTATGCTAACctaactgtaattaaaataaaaacttaagagcaaataaataaaaaataagaatacttggaaaaaagaaaaaagaaacccggTAAAGTCTGTCCTTGTTACCTCTAAAGGTGAACTTCCTGTTATTTGCAGCAGACTGACCAGCTATAGTCATGTGATACAATCAACCATTAACTCCAAGTATAGATTGGTTCTTGTGACAGGAAAGTAGGAGAGGGCAAACTTTTGGCAAGAGAGAGTCTTGGTAGCAAAGGCAGGGGAACCATGGCAGCAAGGTCCCACGATCCACCTCCGCTTGTCCTGGGCCTGCTGCTGTGTGCACTGAACCCCACTGTGTCCCAGGCTGGGAAGCTGTTGCTGGTCCCCGTGGACGGCAGCCACTGGCTGAGTGTGCTTGGGGTCGTGGGGCAGCTGCACCAGAGGGGACATGACTTGGTGGTCCTAGCTTCCGAGGCCTCCATGCACATCAAAGAAGGAGCATTCTACACCTTGAAGAGGTACCCTGTGCCATTCCGAAGGGAGGACGTGGAAGAAGCTTTTATCAAACTCGGGCACGGTGTCTTTGAGAATGAGCCTTTGCTGCAGCGTGTGGTCAAAACGTACAAGAAAGTCAAGGAGGACTCTGCCCTGATTTTTTCTGCCTGCTCCCACTTACTGCACAACAAGGAACTTATGGCCTCCCTGGTGGAAAGCCGCTTTGATGCTGTGTTGGCAGACCCTTTCCTCCCTTGTGGCCCCATCGTGGCACTGTACCTGGGTCTGCCTGCCGTGTTCTTCTTGAACGCGCTGCCGTGTGGCCTAGATTTTCAAGGTACTCAGTGCCCCAACCCACCATCTTATGTGCCCAGGGTTCTGTCCCTTAACTCAGATCACATGACCTTTTTACCACGGGTGAAGAACATGCTCATTTTCTTGTCGGAGAGCTTTCTGTGCAATGTGGTTTATTCCCCGTATGGAGCACTTGCCTCAGAAGTCCTTCAGAAAGATGTGACTGTCCAGGACCTGATGAGCTCCGCATCTGTCTGGATTTTCAGAAGTGACTTTGTCAAGGACTACTCCAGGCCCATCATGCCCAACATGGTTTTTGTTGGTGGGATCAACTGTGCCGCCAAAAACCCACTGTCCAAGGTGTGTATTTGAGGGGAACTTTACAAGTCTATATCCTTGCAAGTACTTTGGATGGATGAACTTGCCCCTGATATATCCCCAACGAGCATGCTGACATAGTCTCAAATGCCCTCTTCTGTTAGTTTCTGCCTTACAAATCTCCCAGGTCTGGCTTGTAATTTATATCTGTCTTAGGCATCCTCTTCTGGGTTGTTTCTTTGTATAGGACAATTTAGGAAAGTATACTTTGGGCGTTTTCTCCTTTGTGCTCCAATGAATGGTAATCAATTAGATGTGACAAAGGTTAATCGATATAAGCACAGAACAATGGGTGTAGGGCTCTTACAGAGAACACAAATCTGCAGTGTGCACCTTGCCCTTGATTGGGTCAGACACACAAGGGTTGAGACTGCTGAAATAATTCTTTGACATCAATGGATCCTCACAGCAaaagttgcctttttgtttctgGCTAAAGATCCAGTTGCTAGGTATTCTGATAGAAAGCTGGCTTCTGTGATCCCTTCTCTTCTAATGAGTAAATATCAGACAATCAGATTCTGGCACTGGGCAGAAAGGTCCTGAGTTTCATTCTCTGCAATGCTGATGATTAATTTTTTCCCATGCAGAATTTGAGGTATGCAAAAAAGTAGCATTTACACCCTCTTCCAAATCTCAATGGAGGTGACACCGAATAACAGGAGAATCTCTGTCAGATGAGGGATTGGGAAGGATTCTCCaaggaggtgacatttcagtgggcattcatttatttttcaagtattggTTGAGGATTCACTGGTAGCCTAGGTATTTTGCAGGTGCTAAGTCTGGTTCCTACCAGGGGACTAT
Above is a genomic segment from Lutra lutra chromosome 3, mLutLut1.2, whole genome shotgun sequence containing:
- the LOC125095234 gene encoding UDP-glucuronosyltransferase 1A1-like isoform X1 is translated as MAARSHDPPPLVLGLLLCALNPTVSQAGKLLLVPVDGSHWLSVLGVVGQLHQRGHDLVVLASEASMHIKEGAFYTLKRYPVPFRREDVEEAFIKLGHGVFENEPLLQRVVKTYKKVKEDSALIFSACSHLLHNKELMASLVESRFDAVLADPFLPCGPIVALYLGLPAVFFLNALPCGLDFQGTQCPNPPSYVPRVLSLNSDHMTFLPRVKNMLIFLSESFLCNVVYSPYGALASEVLQKDVTVQDLMSSASVWIFRSDFVKDYSRPIMPNMVFVGGINCAAKNPLSKEFEAYVNASGEHGIVVFSLGSMVSEIPEKKAMEIADALGKIPQTVLWRYTGTPPPNLAKNTILVKWLPQNDLLGDPKTRAFITHSGSHGIYEGICNGVPMVMLPLFGDQMDNAKRMETRGAGVTLNVLEMTSEDLANALKTVISDKSYKENIMRLSRLHKDRPIEPLDLAVFWVEFVMRHKGAPHLRPAAHDLTWYQYHSLDVIGFLLAIVLGVVFIAYKCCALGYRKCFGRKGRVKKSHKSKAH